Within the bacterium genome, the region CTAATAAGATAAAGGTAGAGCTATTTTTTCCCGATAGTGAAGAGCAATGTTTAATCCCAGAACAAAGAGAGATTGAAAAAAGGGAAAAGGAAGAAACTATAGCAAGGCTCATTATAGATGAGCTATTTAAGGGACCTTCACAAGAAAGCCTCCATTCAGCAATTCCAGAAGGCACAAAATTAAGGGAGGTTTATATCTATGATGGTGTGCTTTATGTTGATTTATCGGGAGAAGTTTCAAAAAATCATCCAGATGGTTCATCTGCTGAAATTGCTACCATATTTTCTATTGTAAATACCCTGACATTTAACCTTCCACAATATCCGGTTAAAATCCTTATTGATGGAAGGGAGCAAGAAACATTAGCTGGACATATTAGCCTACAGGAAGCCTTTATTTTTAATAAGGACATTGTGAAATAAATTCAAAATGCAAAAGTCAAAACAAAATTGTGGTAAAGATTTAATAAAATAGTATGTGTTTAGCTGGTTTAAAATTCATTTCTCCCTATATAGAGCGGAAGAACGGAAGAACGGAAGGGCTAACTAAAAGCTTTTTTACTTCCGAGCTTCCACACTTTCTTTCATTGCTTTCTTTAAATATTAGCTAAACATGTACATAAAATATAACCAAAGTTTTAAGTTTTTCGTTTTTAGTTTTGAGTTTTAATGTATCTTATCCTTTTAGCCATAATCTTCTTCTTGGTTCTTTTTCTTCCATTCTTAAATAAAAGGGTAGAAAAGAACCTTGAGGCTTTCTTTCTTATAATGGGCTTCTTTTCTATTTTTAATCTTTTAATCTTTGGAAAAGAAAGCCTTAATATCCAATTTGCCATCCATTGCTTAAAAGAGCCGATGATAATTAGCCTTGCCTGCCTTATATCAGGCTTATTATTTCATCATTTTCAAAGTATAATAAAAAATTTTGTTTTTGCATTAGAAAGAAGAGGAGGCATTCTCTTTCCATTTATTCTCATTGTTTTTCTTGGGGCTATCTCATCAATTATCACGGCAATTATTGCATCTTTGATCTTGGTTGAAGTAATCTATGACCTCTCTATAAAAAGAAATGAAAAAATTGCCTTTTGTGTCATTTCCTGTTTTTCTATTGGCTTTGGAGCAGCATTAACACCTATTGGCGAGCCACTTTCTACCATTCTTGTATCTAAACTAAAGGGAGCTCCCTACAATGCAGGGTTTTTCTTTCTATTTAATCTCCTTTCTACCTATATTTTAGGAGGGATTATTCTTTTGGGAATACTTGGAATATTTATCTATAAAAGGGGAAAGACAGGGTTAGAAATTGAAAAGAAAGAAGAGGAGAAAAAGGAGATAAGAAAGGTATTTATAAGGGCAGGAAAGGTTTATATCTTTATCATTGGCTTACTTTGCTTAGGAGAGGGATTTAGCCCTTTTATCAATCTTTATGTAGCTGGGCTTTCTCCCTTTATTCTCTATTTTCTCAATATAAGCTCAAGTATCCTTGATAATGCAACCCTAACAGCCTGTGAGATAGGGCCACATATGAGCCTATTTCAGATTAAGGCATCTTTGTTAAGCCTCGTTGTAAGTGGAGGGATGCTTATTCCAGGGAATATTCCAAATATTATATCAGCAGAGAGGCTTGAAATAGGGATGAAGGAATGGGCAAAAATTGGCATTCCAATAGGTCTTATATTTTTAATAATCTTCTTTGGCCTCTTGTTTTAATAAAAAGCGGAAAATGGAAATTCGTTTTTTTAATGCACGCCCCACCGTCCTATACGAAATATTCTCCACAATCTTCAATTCAACCATTTTATCAGCAAAATCGCTCAATTGCTAAAATAAAATGTTAAAGAGCAGCAGAA harbors:
- a CDS encoding GerMN domain-containing protein, which gives rise to MKKWITLIFLILLIAGFIVIFFPKKIEKGIFIPPSNKIKVELFFPDSEEQCLIPEQREIEKREKEETIARLIIDELFKGPSQESLHSAIPEGTKLREVYIYDGVLYVDLSGEVSKNHPDGSSAEIATIFSIVNTLTFNLPQYPVKILIDGREQETLAGHISLQEAFIFNKDIVK
- a CDS encoding DUF1646 family protein, with protein sequence MYLILLAIIFFLVLFLPFLNKRVEKNLEAFFLIMGFFSIFNLLIFGKESLNIQFAIHCLKEPMIISLACLISGLLFHHFQSIIKNFVFALERRGGILFPFILIVFLGAISSIITAIIASLILVEVIYDLSIKRNEKIAFCVISCFSIGFGAALTPIGEPLSTILVSKLKGAPYNAGFFFLFNLLSTYILGGIILLGILGIFIYKRGKTGLEIEKKEEEKKEIRKVFIRAGKVYIFIIGLLCLGEGFSPFINLYVAGLSPFILYFLNISSSILDNATLTACEIGPHMSLFQIKASLLSLVVSGGMLIPGNIPNIISAERLEIGMKEWAKIGIPIGLIFLIIFFGLLF